In the genome of Rhodocyclaceae bacterium, the window GCTGGCGTTGATGTTCAGGTTGATGACGTCGGCCGACAGCCGCTTGGCGGCGATCTCGAACGTGGTGCGGGTGCGCGTCGAGTTCTCGAAGAACAGGTTGAACACGCTCTTGCCGCGCAGCACCGGCACCTTCTTCACCTCGCGCTCGGTGACGCTGACGAACGGCCTTGCGGTGTCGAGGATGTTGACCAGCACATCCCGTGGCAGGCCTTCGATCGACAGCAGGTGCCTGAGCGCACCGTGCGCATCGAGCTGTGGGTTGCGGGTCATGGTCATCCTGTGCGTGGCGCTGCGGATCCGTGGATGTATGGGGTGGCGCGTCAGGTGGCAGATTCGCGCGGCCCGCTGCGCTGTTGCACCTTCAGCAGCAGCGTGTCGGCATGCGCGCCGCTGGCGCAGCGGTCGAGCACGATCTCGCGGCCGGACTCGATCTCGACATGTGCGCCGAGGAAGGTCGCCGCGACCGGGAGGTGGCGCCCGCCGCGGTCGAGCAGTGCCGCCAGCCGGATGCGCTCCGGGCGCCCGTAGTCGAACAGTTCGTTCATCGCTGCGCGGATCGTGCGCCCGGTGTGCAGCACGTCGTCGACCAGCAGGATGTCGGCGCCGGCGACCTCGAACGGGATCATCGATGCACGCATGCGGATGCGCAGCCCCGAGGTCTCGAGGTCGTCGCGATGCAGGCCGACGTCGATGGTGCCCAGCGGCAGCGCGAGGCCGAGCATCCGGTGCAGGCGCTCGGCGATCCAGACACCGCCGCTGTGGATGCCGACCATCCCGCACCGGGCCGGATCGACCTGCGGGCGGATCTGCTCGACCAGCGCATCCATCAACGTGTCGACTGCCGGCAGCGCCGACGGATCGACCGACGGGAAGGTGGGCTGGGTACTCATCGGGCCTCGAGGAAGTCGCGCAGGATGATGAAGGCGGCGTGTGCATCGACCAGGCCAGTGCGGCGCAGGCGGTCGACACCAGCCTCGCGCAGCATCGCCTCGGCATCGACCGAGGTCAGCCGTTCGTCGATCTCGTCCACCGGCAGCGCGTGCCTGCGCGACAGCGCCCGGCCGAACGCGCGCGCCGAGCGCGTCATCTGGTGTTCCGTACCGTCGAGGGCCCGCGGCACGCCGACCACCAGCCGGGCCGGCCGCCATTCCTCGACCAGCGCGGTGATCTTCGCTTCGGAAGCGGCGCGGTCGCTGGCGTCGATGGTGGTCAGCGGATGGGCCGAGCGCTGCCCGAGATCGCCGACTGCAACGCCGATGCGTCGCGTGCCGTAGTCGAACGCCAGCACGGTGCCGGTAGCAGCCTCATGCATGGCCGGCCTGCTCAGACAGGCGCGAGAGGTCGATGCCGAGCAGCCCCAGCGCCCCGGACATCCGCCCTTCCGGCGGCGTATCGAACAGCGTACTGGCGTCGGCGGCCACGGTGAGCCAGGCGTTCTGGCGGATCTCGTTCTCGAGCTGGCCGGCGGACCAGCCGGCATAGCCGATGGTGATCAGCACC includes:
- the pyrR gene encoding bifunctional pyr operon transcriptional regulator/uracil phosphoribosyltransferase PyrR is translated as MSTQPTFPSVDPSALPAVDTLMDALVEQIRPQVDPARCGMVGIHSGGVWIAERLHRMLGLALPLGTIDVGLHRDDLETSGLRIRMRASMIPFEVAGADILLVDDVLHTGRTIRAAMNELFDYGRPERIRLAALLDRGGRHLPVAATFLGAHVEIESGREIVLDRCASGAHADTLLLKVQQRSGPRESAT
- the ruvX gene encoding Holliday junction resolvase RuvX, with amino-acid sequence MHEAATGTVLAFDYGTRRIGVAVGDLGQRSAHPLTTIDASDRAASEAKITALVEEWRPARLVVGVPRALDGTEHQMTRSARAFGRALSRRHALPVDEIDERLTSVDAEAMLREAGVDRLRRTGLVDAHAAFIILRDFLEAR